A window from Mycobacterium saskatchewanense encodes these proteins:
- a CDS encoding DUF2189 domain-containing protein has product MSQPPEYPGTPADPHGGNHNPPGYPPPPPGYGAPPPGPGYGAPPPPPPPGYGPPPGYGPPPGYGAPPPPPPGYGPPPGYGPPPGGYPPPGYGVAPESQFSIGTAISWAWTKFTNNAVPLVVATLVYGVLIAIAMGVVGLGQSMGTTTTTSDDDSFSFNTNVGPAGMAVMALGYLIVAVVGALAESAYLSGCFDIADGRAVTIGSFYKPRNFGMVLLASLIVVVLTGIASALCFLPGLILGIFVQFTIPFVIDRSQSAITGLTSSFSTVASNFGNALLVWLVGFALVFVGALACGVGLLVAAPVASLILVYAFRKLTGGQVAPLERQGHQAGPPPGMPPYPAG; this is encoded by the coding sequence ATGAGCCAGCCTCCCGAGTATCCAGGCACCCCGGCCGACCCGCACGGCGGAAATCACAACCCTCCCGGCTACCCGCCACCACCACCCGGCTATGGCGCACCGCCTCCCGGTCCCGGTTACGGCGCACCGCCGCCCCCTCCCCCGCCCGGCTACGGCCCCCCGCCCGGCTACGGCCCGCCGCCCGGGTACGGGGCGCCGCCCCCGCCGCCACCGGGCTACGGGCCGCCGCCCGGATACGGCCCCCCGCCTGGCGGTTATCCGCCGCCCGGGTACGGCGTTGCGCCCGAATCGCAGTTCAGCATCGGCACCGCGATCAGCTGGGCCTGGACGAAGTTCACCAACAACGCCGTGCCGTTGGTGGTCGCCACGCTGGTGTACGGGGTGCTGATCGCCATCGCCATGGGCGTGGTCGGGCTCGGCCAGAGCATGGGGACCACGACCACCACCTCCGACGACGATTCCTTCAGTTTCAACACCAACGTCGGGCCCGCCGGGATGGCGGTCATGGCGTTGGGCTATCTCATCGTTGCCGTCGTCGGTGCGCTCGCCGAATCCGCCTACCTCTCAGGCTGTTTCGACATCGCCGACGGGCGGGCGGTCACCATCGGCTCGTTTTACAAGCCGCGCAACTTCGGGATGGTGTTGCTGGCCTCGCTCATCGTCGTCGTGCTCACCGGCATCGCCTCGGCCCTGTGCTTCCTCCCGGGCCTGATCCTGGGCATCTTCGTCCAGTTCACCATCCCGTTCGTCATCGACCGCTCGCAGTCGGCGATCACCGGGCTGACGTCCAGCTTCTCGACGGTGGCGTCGAACTTCGGCAACGCGTTACTGGTATGGCTGGTCGGGTTTGCCCTGGTCTTCGTCGGCGCGCTGGCGTGCGGCGTCGGCCTGCTGGTCGCCGCCCCGGTCGCCTCGCTCATCCTCGTCTACGCCTTCCGCAAGCTGACCGGCGGGCAGGTCGCGCCGCTCGAGCGGCAGGGTCACCAGGCCGGACCGCCGCCGGGGATGCCGCCCTACCCCGCCGGCTGA
- a CDS encoding replication-associated recombination protein A — MPEAVSDGLFDVPGDLPGAPQAGPGGGLGVSAGAPLAVRMRPASLDEVVGQGHLLAAGSPLRRLVEGSGVASVILYGPPGSGKTTLAALISQATGRRFEALSALSAGVKEVRAVIDVARRALLSGQQTVLFIDEVHRFSKTQQDALLSAVENRVVLLVAATTENPSFSVVAPLLSRSVILQLRPLTPDDIRTVVRRAIDDPRGLGGRVAVRPEAVDLLVQLAAGDARRALTALEVAAEGAQHAGGEVTVETVEQSLDRAAVRYDRDGDQHYDVVSAFIKSVRGSDVDAAVHYLARMLVAGEDPRFVARRLMILASEDIGMADPTALQVAAAAAQTVALIGMPEAQLTLAHATIYLATAPKSNAVTTALAAAMADVKAGKAGLVPPHLRDGHYSGAAALGNAQGYRYAHDHPDGVVGQQYPPDELVGVDYYRPTGRGAERDMAGRLERLRAIIRKRGRA; from the coding sequence ATGCCTGAAGCCGTGTCCGACGGTCTGTTCGACGTCCCCGGCGACCTGCCCGGCGCGCCGCAGGCGGGCCCCGGCGGCGGCCTGGGCGTGTCGGCGGGTGCGCCGCTGGCGGTCCGGATGCGGCCGGCGTCGCTGGACGAGGTCGTCGGCCAGGGGCACTTGCTGGCGGCCGGGTCGCCGCTACGCCGCCTGGTCGAGGGCTCGGGCGTGGCGTCGGTCATCCTCTACGGCCCGCCCGGTAGCGGCAAGACGACGCTGGCGGCGCTGATCTCGCAGGCGACCGGCCGGCGGTTCGAGGCCCTGTCGGCGCTGTCCGCCGGCGTGAAAGAGGTTCGCGCCGTTATCGATGTCGCGCGCAGGGCGCTGCTCTCCGGCCAGCAGACCGTGCTGTTCATCGACGAGGTGCACCGGTTCTCCAAGACGCAGCAGGACGCCCTGCTGTCGGCCGTGGAGAACCGGGTGGTGTTGCTGGTGGCGGCGACCACCGAGAACCCGTCGTTCTCGGTGGTCGCCCCGCTGCTGTCGCGGTCGGTCATCCTGCAGCTGCGCCCGCTCACGCCCGACGACATCCGGACGGTGGTGCGACGGGCGATCGACGACCCCCGGGGGCTGGGCGGCCGGGTCGCGGTGCGGCCCGAGGCCGTCGACCTGCTGGTGCAGTTGGCGGCGGGCGACGCCCGCCGCGCGCTGACCGCGCTCGAGGTCGCCGCCGAGGGGGCCCAGCACGCCGGCGGCGAGGTGACCGTCGAGACCGTCGAGCAGTCCCTGGACCGGGCCGCCGTGCGCTACGACCGCGACGGCGATCAGCACTACGACGTCGTCAGCGCCTTCATCAAGTCGGTGCGCGGCTCCGATGTCGATGCCGCCGTGCATTACCTCGCGCGCATGCTCGTCGCGGGGGAGGACCCGCGGTTCGTCGCCCGCCGGCTGATGATCCTCGCCAGCGAGGACATCGGCATGGCCGACCCCACCGCCCTGCAGGTGGCGGCCGCCGCCGCGCAGACCGTGGCGCTGATCGGCATGCCCGAGGCGCAACTCACACTGGCTCACGCCACCATCTACCTGGCGACGGCGCCCAAGTCGAACGCCGTGACCACCGCGCTCGCCGCCGCCATGGCCGACGTCAAGGCCGGCAAGGCCGGGCTGGTGCCGCCGCACCTGCGCGACGGCCACTACTCGGGCGCCGCGGCGCTGGGCAACGCGCAGGGCTACCGGTACGCCCACGACCACCCGGACGGCGTTGTGGGCCAACAATATCCACCGGACGAGTTGGTGGGTGTCGACTACTACCGGCCCACCGGCCGCGGCGCCGAACGTGACATGGCCGGGCGGCTGGAGCGGCTGCGGGCGATCATCCGCAAGAGGGGACGGGCATGA
- a CDS encoding secondary thiamine-phosphate synthase enzyme YjbQ, with amino-acid sequence MLDVDTSRRRIVDLTEAVRGFCWSRGDGLCNVFVPHATAGVAIIETGAGSDDDLVETLERLLPRDDRYRHSHGSEGHGADHVLPAIVAPSVTVPVTGGEPQLGTWQSVVLVDLNRDNPRRSVRLSFLEG; translated from the coding sequence GTGCTTGACGTGGACACCTCGCGTCGCCGCATCGTGGACCTCACCGAGGCGGTGCGCGGGTTCTGCTGGTCGCGCGGCGACGGGTTGTGCAACGTGTTCGTCCCGCACGCGACGGCGGGGGTGGCGATCATCGAGACCGGGGCGGGGTCGGACGACGACCTGGTGGAGACGCTGGAACGGCTGTTGCCCCGCGACGACCGCTACCGGCACTCGCACGGCTCGGAGGGCCACGGCGCCGACCATGTGCTGCCCGCGATCGTGGCGCCGTCGGTGACGGTGCCGGTCACCGGCGGTGAGCCACAGCTGGGCACGTGGCAAAGCGTCGTGCTGGTGGACCTCAACCGGGACAACCCGCGGCGCTCGGTCCGGCTGAGCTTCCTGGAGGGTTGA
- the alaS gene encoding alanine--tRNA ligase, translated as MQTHEIRKRFLDHFVKAGHTEVPSASVILDDPNLLFVNAGMVQFVPFFLGSRTPPYARATSIQKCIRTPDIDEVGITTRHNTFFQMAGNFSFGDYFKREAIELAWALLTNRLEDGGYGLDPERLWTTVYFDDDEAERLWQEIAGLPAERIQRRGMEDNYWSMGIPGPCGPSSEIYYDRGEEFGVGGGPIANEDRFIEIWNLVFMQNERGEGTGKTDFEILGPLPRKNIDTGMGVERVAFILQGVHNVYETDLLRPVIDTVAARAPRPYDVGNHNDDVRYRVIADHSRTAAILIGDGVSPGNDGRGYVLRRLLRRVIRSAKLLDIEGPVVGDLMATVRDAMGPSYPELVADFDRIRRIAVAEETAFNRTLASGSRLFDEVAGATKASGAKAISGSDAFTLHDTYGFPIELTLEMASEAGLQVDEIGFRELMAEQRRRAKADAAARKHAHADLTAYRELVDAGPTEFTGFDELSSEARILGIFVDGKRVPVIAHGGQPGQRVELVLDRTPLYAESGGQIADAGFISGTGSGESARAAVTDVQKIAKTLWVHRVNVESGEFVEGDAVVAAVDPEWRRGATQGHSGTHMVHAALRQVLGPNAVQAGSLNRPGYLRFDFNWQGPLTEDQRTRIEEVTNEAVQADFEVHTFTEQLEKAKAMGAMALFGEAYPDEVRVVEIGGPFSIELCGGTHVHNSAQIGPVTILGESSVGSGVRRVEAYVGLDSFRHLAKERALMAGLASSLKVPSEEVPARVAGLVERLKAAEKELERARQASARAAATNAAAGAERIGSVRLVAQRMSGGTTAADLRSLVGDIRGKLGTDPAVVALIADNDGSVPYAVATNAGAQELGIRADDLAKRMAAAVDGRGGGKADLAQGSGKNTAGLDAALDAVRSGIAAIAQVG; from the coding sequence GTGCAGACACACGAGATCAGGAAGAGGTTCCTTGATCACTTCGTGAAAGCGGGCCACACCGAGGTGCCGAGCGCGTCGGTGATCCTCGACGACCCCAACCTGCTGTTCGTCAACGCGGGCATGGTGCAGTTCGTGCCGTTCTTCCTGGGCTCGCGCACCCCGCCGTACGCGCGGGCCACCAGTATCCAGAAGTGCATCCGCACGCCCGACATCGACGAGGTCGGCATCACCACCCGGCACAACACGTTCTTCCAGATGGCCGGCAACTTCTCGTTCGGCGACTACTTCAAGCGCGAGGCCATCGAACTGGCCTGGGCGCTGCTCACCAACCGTCTTGAGGATGGCGGCTACGGCCTCGATCCCGAACGGCTCTGGACCACAGTCTATTTCGACGACGACGAGGCCGAGCGGCTGTGGCAGGAGATCGCGGGATTGCCCGCCGAGCGGATCCAGCGCCGCGGCATGGAGGACAACTACTGGTCGATGGGCATCCCCGGGCCGTGCGGCCCGTCGTCGGAGATCTACTACGACCGCGGCGAGGAATTCGGCGTGGGCGGCGGCCCGATCGCCAACGAGGACCGCTTCATCGAGATCTGGAACCTCGTGTTCATGCAGAACGAGCGCGGCGAGGGCACCGGCAAGACCGACTTCGAGATCCTCGGGCCGCTGCCGCGCAAGAACATCGACACCGGCATGGGCGTCGAGCGGGTCGCGTTCATCCTGCAGGGCGTCCACAACGTCTATGAAACGGACCTGCTGCGGCCGGTGATCGACACCGTCGCCGCGCGGGCCCCACGCCCGTACGACGTGGGCAACCACAACGACGACGTTCGCTACCGCGTCATCGCCGATCACAGCCGCACCGCGGCCATCCTGATCGGCGACGGGGTAAGCCCCGGCAACGACGGGCGGGGCTACGTGCTGCGGCGGCTGCTGCGCCGGGTGATCCGCTCGGCCAAGCTGCTGGACATCGAGGGCCCGGTCGTCGGCGACCTGATGGCCACCGTGCGCGACGCGATGGGCCCGTCGTATCCCGAGCTCGTCGCCGACTTCGACCGCATCCGGCGCATCGCCGTCGCCGAGGAGACCGCGTTCAACCGCACCCTGGCCTCGGGGTCGCGGCTGTTCGACGAGGTGGCCGGGGCCACCAAAGCGTCGGGCGCCAAAGCCATTTCCGGCTCGGACGCCTTCACCCTGCACGACACCTACGGCTTCCCGATCGAGCTCACCCTCGAGATGGCGTCGGAGGCCGGCCTGCAGGTCGACGAGATCGGCTTCCGGGAGCTGATGGCCGAGCAGCGCCGTCGCGCCAAGGCCGACGCTGCCGCGCGCAAGCACGCGCACGCCGACCTGACCGCCTACCGCGAGCTCGTCGACGCTGGGCCCACCGAGTTCACCGGCTTCGACGAATTGTCTTCCGAGGCAAGGATCCTCGGCATCTTCGTGGACGGCAAGCGGGTTCCGGTGATCGCGCACGGCGGCCAACCCGGGCAGCGCGTCGAATTGGTGCTCGACCGCACCCCGCTCTACGCGGAGTCCGGTGGGCAGATCGCCGACGCCGGCTTCATCAGCGGGACCGGTTCCGGGGAGAGCGCCCGCGCGGCCGTCACCGACGTGCAGAAGATCGCCAAAACGCTGTGGGTGCACCGGGTCAACGTGGAATCCGGGGAATTCGTGGAGGGCGACGCCGTCGTCGCGGCGGTCGATCCGGAGTGGCGCCGCGGCGCCACCCAAGGGCACTCCGGCACCCACATGGTGCACGCCGCGCTGCGCCAGGTGCTGGGCCCCAACGCCGTCCAGGCGGGGTCGCTGAATCGGCCGGGCTACCTGCGGTTCGACTTCAACTGGCAGGGACCGCTGACCGAGGACCAGCGCACCCGGATCGAAGAGGTGACCAACGAGGCCGTGCAGGCCGACTTCGAGGTGCACACGTTCACCGAGCAGCTCGAGAAGGCCAAGGCGATGGGCGCAATGGCCCTGTTCGGCGAGGCCTATCCCGACGAGGTGCGCGTCGTGGAGATCGGCGGCCCGTTCTCGATCGAGCTCTGCGGCGGGACGCACGTGCACAACTCCGCCCAGATAGGTCCGGTGACGATCCTGGGCGAATCGTCGGTGGGGTCCGGGGTGCGCCGCGTCGAGGCCTACGTGGGGCTGGACTCCTTCCGCCACCTGGCCAAGGAGCGCGCGCTGATGGCCGGGTTGGCGTCGTCGCTCAAGGTGCCGTCCGAGGAGGTGCCGGCCCGGGTGGCCGGCCTGGTGGAGCGGCTCAAGGCAGCGGAGAAAGAGCTGGAACGCGCCCGGCAGGCGAGCGCGCGGGCCGCGGCGACCAACGCGGCGGCCGGCGCGGAGCGGATCGGTAGCGTGCGTCTGGTGGCGCAGCGGATGTCCGGCGGGACGACGGCGGCCGACCTGCGGTCGCTGGTCGGCGACATCCGCGGCAAGTTGGGCACCGACCCCGCGGTGGTCGCCCTGATCGCCGACAACGACGGGAGCGTGCCCTACGCCGTCGCCACGAACGCGGGCGCCCAGGAGCTCGGCATCCGCGCCGACGACCTGGCCAAGCGGATGGCCGCGGCGGTCGACGGCCGCGGCGGCGGCAAGGCCGACCTGGCGCAGGGCTCCGGCAAGAACACCGCCGGCCTCGACGCGGCGCTCGATGCGGTCCGCTCGGGGATCGCCGCGATAGCGCAGGTCGGTTGA
- the ruvX gene encoding Holliday junction resolvase RuvX → MASVQHRVPDRPGDPEQGRGRRLGIDAGSVRIGVACSDPDGILATPVETVRRDRSGKHIRRLAELAAELEAVEVIVGLPRTLADRTGPSALDAIELAEALAARIAPVPVRLADERLTTVSAQRSLRAAGVRAKEQRAVIDQAAAVAILQSWLDQRRAAVMRGATDG, encoded by the coding sequence GTGGCCTCGGTACAGCACCGCGTGCCTGACCGGCCCGGCGATCCCGAGCAGGGGCGTGGCCGACGGCTGGGCATCGACGCCGGCAGCGTGCGCATCGGCGTGGCCTGCAGCGACCCCGACGGCATCCTGGCCACCCCGGTGGAAACGGTGCGCCGGGACCGGTCGGGCAAGCACATACGCCGGCTCGCGGAGCTGGCGGCCGAACTGGAAGCGGTGGAGGTGATCGTCGGGTTGCCGCGGACGCTCGCCGACCGGACCGGCCCGTCGGCCCTCGACGCCATCGAGCTCGCCGAGGCGCTGGCCGCGCGGATCGCCCCCGTCCCGGTGCGCCTCGCCGACGAGCGGCTGACCACCGTCAGCGCGCAGCGGTCGCTGCGCGCGGCCGGCGTGCGGGCCAAAGAGCAGCGCGCCGTGATCGACCAGGCGGCGGCGGTGGCCATCCTGCAGAGCTGGCTCGATCAGCGCCGCGCGGCGGTGATGCGGGGGGCCACCGATGGTTGA
- a CDS encoding endolytic transglycosylase MltG, with amino-acid sequence MVDSARRAEPEAVGPPRRRMSRVDRNRVERGKRRRRFAGKIVLAVLVVVIVAGVFVATKFWHSMFGSGDDYSGGGKRDVVIQIQSGDSTTMVGETLHNQGVVRTVRAFVNAAHGNSKIDSIQPGYYRMRTEIPAANAVARLTDPSSRVGRLVIPEGRQLDDTSDMKTNVVNPGILTLISRATCVDLDGDHRCVRVEDLRAAATNSAPAALSVPPWAVEPVTELGKDHRRIEGLIAPGTFNVDPSAPPEAILASLIAAGAVEYVKSGLVDTAQSMGLSPYDILVVASLVEQESNAQDFPKVAQVIYNRLHAHHTLEFDSTVNYPLDRREVATTDTDRGQRTPWNTYVSQGLPATAICSPGTDALRAAEHPEPGDWLYFVTIDAQGTTLFTKDYQQHLANIELAKRNGVLDSAR; translated from the coding sequence ATGGTTGACAGCGCACGCCGGGCCGAGCCCGAAGCGGTCGGCCCGCCCCGGCGCAGGATGAGCCGCGTCGACAGGAACCGGGTCGAGCGGGGCAAGCGGCGCCGCCGCTTTGCCGGCAAGATCGTCCTGGCGGTCCTGGTGGTCGTCATCGTGGCCGGCGTGTTCGTCGCCACCAAGTTCTGGCACTCCATGTTCGGCTCGGGCGACGACTACAGCGGGGGCGGCAAGCGGGACGTCGTCATCCAGATCCAGTCCGGCGACTCGACCACCATGGTGGGCGAGACCCTGCACAACCAGGGCGTCGTGCGCACCGTGCGGGCGTTCGTCAACGCCGCGCACGGCAACAGCAAGATCGACTCGATCCAGCCCGGCTACTACCGGATGCGCACCGAGATCCCCGCCGCCAATGCCGTCGCCCGGCTGACCGACCCGAGCAGCAGGGTCGGGCGGCTCGTCATCCCCGAGGGCCGCCAGCTCGACGACACCAGCGACATGAAGACCAATGTGGTCAACCCGGGCATCCTGACGTTGATCTCGCGGGCGACCTGCGTGGACCTCGACGGCGACCACCGCTGCGTGCGGGTGGAGGACTTGCGCGCGGCGGCGACCAACAGCGCGCCGGCCGCGTTGTCGGTGCCGCCGTGGGCCGTCGAGCCCGTCACCGAGCTGGGCAAGGACCATCGCCGCATCGAGGGCCTCATCGCGCCGGGAACGTTCAACGTCGACCCGTCCGCCCCGCCCGAGGCGATCCTCGCAAGCCTGATCGCCGCGGGGGCCGTCGAGTACGTGAAGTCGGGACTGGTGGACACCGCACAGTCCATGGGCCTGTCGCCCTACGACATCCTGGTGGTGGCGTCGCTGGTCGAGCAGGAGTCCAATGCGCAGGACTTCCCGAAGGTGGCGCAGGTGATCTACAACCGCCTGCACGCGCACCACACGCTGGAATTCGACTCGACCGTGAACTATCCGCTGGACCGCCGGGAGGTGGCCACCACCGACACCGACCGGGGCCAGCGGACGCCGTGGAACACCTACGTCTCGCAGGGGCTGCCCGCCACCGCCATCTGCTCGCCGGGCACCGACGCGCTGCGCGCCGCCGAGCACCCGGAACCGGGGGACTGGCTGTACTTCGTCACCATCGACGCCCAGGGGACGACGCTGTTCACCAAGGACTATCAACAGCACCTGGCCAACATCGAGCTGGCTAAGCGCAACGGTGTCCTCGACTCCGCGCGCTAG
- a CDS encoding shikimate dehydrogenase, whose protein sequence is MSSTPRARKAPRKAPRKAGVLGRPIAHSKSPLLHLAAYRALGLDDWTYERIECGAEELPAVVGGFGPEWVGVSVTMPGKFAALRFAGERTERAELVGSANTLVRTATGWRADNTDIDGITGALGAASGHALVCGSGGTAPAAVVGLAALGVTAITVVARDAQKASRLVDLGARLGVETRFCALDGGRLADAVSDAEVLVSTIPADVAARHAGTFAPIPVLLDAIYDPWPTPLAAAVSEAGGRVISGVQMLLHQAFAQVEQFTGLPAPREAMAAALG, encoded by the coding sequence GTGTCCTCGACTCCGCGCGCTAGAAAGGCCCCGAGAAAGGCCCCCAGAAAGGCCGGCGTCCTCGGCAGGCCGATCGCCCATTCGAAGTCGCCGCTGCTGCACCTGGCCGCCTACCGCGCGCTGGGCCTGGACGACTGGACCTACGAGCGCATCGAGTGCGGTGCCGAGGAGTTGCCCGCCGTGGTCGGGGGATTCGGCCCCGAGTGGGTCGGTGTGTCGGTGACCATGCCGGGCAAGTTCGCCGCCCTGCGGTTCGCCGGCGAGCGCACCGAACGCGCCGAACTGGTCGGCTCGGCCAACACCCTGGTCCGCACCGCGACGGGCTGGCGGGCCGACAACACCGACATCGACGGGATCACGGGGGCGCTCGGGGCCGCGTCGGGGCACGCCCTGGTCTGCGGTTCGGGCGGTACCGCGCCCGCGGCCGTCGTCGGGCTCGCCGCGCTCGGCGTCACCGCCATCACCGTCGTCGCCCGCGACGCGCAGAAGGCCTCGCGGCTGGTGGACCTCGGCGCCCGGCTGGGCGTCGAAACCCGGTTCTGTGCCCTGGACGGCGGCCGGCTGGCCGACGCGGTGTCCGACGCGGAGGTGCTGGTGAGCACCATCCCGGCCGACGTGGCCGCGCGCCATGCCGGGACGTTCGCCCCGATCCCGGTCCTGCTGGACGCGATCTACGACCCGTGGCCCACGCCGCTGGCCGCCGCGGTGTCGGAGGCCGGCGGCCGGGTGATCAGCGGTGTGCAGATGCTGCTGCACCAGGCTTTTGCACAGGTGGAGCAATTCACAGGGCTGCCGGCGCCGCGGGAGGCCATGGCGGCCGCTCTGGGCTAG
- a CDS encoding prepilin peptidase codes for MAGVVLLWMGALTVCDVRHRRLPNALTLPGAAVILLTAVAAGRGVPALAGSAALTGIYLLVHLVAPAAMGAGDVKLAIGCGALAGRCGVEVWFLAALAAPVLTGLVGLSALARGMRVVPHGPSMCLATAAAVGLAVI; via the coding sequence ATGGCCGGCGTGGTGTTGCTGTGGATGGGTGCCCTGACCGTCTGCGACGTCCGCCACCGGCGGCTGCCGAACGCGCTGACGCTGCCCGGCGCGGCCGTGATCCTGCTGACCGCTGTGGCGGCCGGGCGTGGCGTGCCGGCGCTGGCCGGGTCGGCGGCGCTGACCGGGATCTATCTGCTCGTCCATCTGGTCGCCCCGGCCGCGATGGGGGCCGGGGACGTCAAGCTCGCGATCGGCTGTGGCGCGTTGGCTGGCCGGTGCGGCGTCGAGGTCTGGTTCCTCGCGGCGCTGGCCGCGCCGGTGCTGACCGGGCTCGTCGGTCTGAGCGCGCTGGCGCGCGGCATGCGCGTCGTGCCGCACGGCCCGTCGATGTGCCTGGCGACCGCCGCCGCCGTCGGCCTGGCCGTCATCTAA
- the aroC gene encoding chorismate synthase: MLRWITAGESHGRALVALLEGMVAGVEVTSTEISDQLARRRLGYGRGARMKFERDAVTVLSGVRHGLTLGGPIAVEIGNTEWPKWETVMAADPVDPKELEDSARNAPLTRPRPGHADYAGMLKYGFDDARPVLERASARETAARVAAGTVARSFLRQALGVEVLSHVVSIGPSAPYDGPPPGPADLPAIDASPVRAFDKAAEDAMIAEIEAAKKDGDTLGGVVEVVVTGLPVGLGSFTSGDNRLDSQLAAAVMGIQAIKGVEIGDGFETARRRGSRAHDEMYPGPDGVVRSTNRAGGLEGGMTNGQPLRVRAAMKPISTVPRALATVDMATGDEAVAIHQRSDVCAVPAAGVVVEAMVALVLARAVLEKFGGDSLAETRRNVESYRRAVAERESPAARGTA, encoded by the coding sequence GTGTTGCGCTGGATCACCGCCGGGGAATCGCACGGCCGCGCGCTGGTGGCCCTGCTCGAGGGCATGGTCGCCGGCGTCGAGGTCACGTCCACCGAAATCTCCGACCAGCTGGCCCGCCGCCGGCTCGGTTACGGCCGCGGCGCCCGGATGAAGTTCGAGCGCGACGCGGTGACCGTGCTCTCCGGGGTGCGCCACGGGCTCACCCTCGGCGGGCCCATCGCCGTCGAGATCGGCAACACCGAATGGCCCAAGTGGGAAACCGTGATGGCCGCCGACCCGGTCGATCCCAAGGAGCTCGAAGACTCCGCCCGCAACGCCCCGCTGACCCGTCCGCGCCCCGGCCATGCCGACTACGCCGGCATGCTCAAGTACGGCTTCGACGATGCCCGTCCCGTGCTGGAGCGGGCCAGCGCCCGCGAAACCGCCGCCCGCGTCGCGGCCGGGACCGTCGCGCGGTCGTTCCTCCGGCAGGCGCTCGGCGTCGAGGTGCTCTCGCACGTCGTCTCCATCGGTCCCTCCGCGCCGTATGACGGCCCGCCACCGGGGCCGGCCGACCTGCCCGCGATCGACGCCAGCCCGGTGCGGGCGTTCGACAAGGCGGCGGAGGACGCGATGATCGCCGAGATCGAAGCCGCCAAGAAGGACGGCGACACCCTCGGCGGCGTGGTCGAGGTGGTGGTCACCGGGCTGCCCGTGGGCCTGGGCTCGTTCACCAGTGGCGACAACCGGCTCGACAGCCAGCTGGCGGCCGCCGTGATGGGCATCCAGGCCATCAAGGGCGTCGAGATCGGCGACGGCTTCGAGACGGCTCGCCGCCGGGGCAGCCGCGCCCACGACGAGATGTATCCCGGCCCGGACGGCGTCGTGCGCTCGACCAACCGCGCCGGCGGCCTGGAGGGCGGGATGACCAACGGCCAGCCGCTGCGGGTGCGCGCCGCGATGAAGCCGATCTCCACCGTGCCGAGGGCGCTGGCCACCGTGGACATGGCGACCGGCGACGAGGCCGTCGCGATCCACCAGCGCTCGGACGTCTGCGCGGTGCCGGCCGCCGGGGTGGTCGTCGAGGCCATGGTGGCGCTGGTGCTGGCCCGTGCGGTGCTGGAGAAGTTCGGCGGCGACTCGCTCGCCGAGACCCGCCGCAACGTCGAGTCCTACCGGCGGGCGGTCGCCGAGCGGGAATCGCCGGCGGCGCGGGGGACCGCGTGA
- a CDS encoding shikimate kinase — MAPRAVLVGLPGSGKSTIGKRLAKALGVGMLDTDTAIEERTGRTIADIFAADGEPEFRRIEEEVVRDALARHDGVVSLGGGAVTSPGVRDALAGHTVIYLEISATEGVRRTGGSAVRPLLAGPDRAEKYRALMAQRAPLYRQVATLRVDTNRRNPGAVVRHIVSQLQEPAGAAT; from the coding sequence ATGGCGCCCAGGGCGGTGCTGGTCGGCCTGCCCGGCTCGGGCAAGTCCACGATCGGCAAGCGGCTGGCCAAGGCGCTCGGCGTCGGGATGCTCGACACCGACACCGCGATCGAGGAGCGGACCGGCCGCACCATCGCCGACATCTTCGCCGCCGACGGCGAGCCGGAGTTCCGCCGCATCGAAGAGGAGGTGGTCCGCGACGCGCTGGCCCGCCACGACGGCGTGGTGTCGCTGGGCGGCGGCGCCGTCACCAGCCCGGGGGTGCGCGACGCTCTCGCCGGGCACACGGTCATCTACCTGGAGATCAGCGCCACCGAGGGTGTGCGGCGCACCGGCGGCAGCGCCGTGCGGCCCCTGCTGGCCGGGCCGGACCGCGCCGAGAAGTATCGCGCCCTGATGGCGCAGCGGGCGCCGCTGTATCGGCAGGTGGCGACGCTCCGGGTCGACACCAACCGGCGCAACCCGGGCGCGGTGGTGCGTCACATCGTGTCGCAGCTGCAGGAACCCGCCGGGGCGGCGACATGA